Genomic segment of Dromiciops gliroides isolate mDroGli1 chromosome 3, mDroGli1.pri, whole genome shotgun sequence:
CTTCAGTTCTCAAATATTACATCAGCAGAACACAAACTCTAGAAGGCTCTTCCAAgctagaaaggcttcaagtattATCCTGGCAAGAGACTCTGTCTGCCATATGAGGATGAATCCCAGTTCATTACAGAAATGCTCCTAACCATAAGACTCACTGTTAGGTGAAGAAGTGTGGGGCCAAAGCAACTCTTGAaatattttccagaaaaaaaaaattcttgctccTTTGTACCTTTCTCTGctttgggaggaggaggaagaggaggaggagaaggaggaggaggacgaaaaggaggaggaggaggatgggaagaggaagaaagaaggtagAATTAATATGTAAAATATCTGAAACATTAAAGTGTTTGATACTCACAAGATGTGGTCTTTGTCCAGTAGCTAATAAGCTGATAAAGTCAGTATTAGAGGAAGATATCTTCATATTGGGAGtttcataataaataaaactcaTAACCAAgaaatggcagggggcagctagatggcgcagtggatagagcaccggccctggagtcaggagtacctgagttcaaatccggcctcagatacttaatacttactagctgtgtgaccctaggcaagtcacttagccccaattgcctcactaaaaaaaaaaaaaaaaaagaagaaatggcagCAAAAGGGAAAGCATAGATCACTGGTCCTCCTTAGaaagacaaataaagaaactgataaAGTGAATTGTTTCACTTTATCATACTTTGTTACTAGTGAGGATTTTTGGAGAAGGGGAAGTTATGGGAAGTATGGATAGTaacagtgatgtaaaaaaaaagggaattttttaaaaattaaaaatacatagaatagAGTAGAAGGATATTCAGAGGCAAAGACATGCAAATCGGGTTTCAAATGGTAGtgttaaattttatttacatacacacacatatatgcagtaTATATGCAgttaaattacatatatatatataaacaaactgTATCAAATAAGGATGTATATCATACAttcctctttctctgatgtcCTTTATGTATAAAAGTGATCTATTTGTTGATTTTTGTCAAGTTTATAatagtaaacaagaaaaaaaaacgtTGAGATAATTGGCATGGCCCCTTCTCCAAGCAGCTCTGGACCCTCTATAGACTGACATTTAAATTGGGGATGTTTGACAAGGGCAAATCAAATTTCTGGCTCTCTTTGTCCCCAACCATTTAAAAAACTTGGATCTTCTGAAAGGAATTCAGGTCTTGATTTTCTATCATTAATTGTGTTAACAGACCCAGGCAAGAGAAAGTAAACTATAAAACTTTGAAATAGGatagaaatgaataataaaataccaCGCAGTAATATTAGCCAAAGTCCTGAATGATTACACTTTTACTTTCTTCTCTGGAGTAGTTTGGGACTTCAAAACTTCCAAGACTCATGTCTCTGATAGAGGACATCTGGATACAGTTTCAATAGCCTGTAACCATGGATAGGTTTGACTGATATGGAGGTGAGTCTATACCTAATAGTCTGTACCCTTCCTGATTTCACTGTCCACAATCGACCTCTCATCATTTAGGTGGGTACTAGTCATGCCAtcttgtaaagttgctatctagctatactgtctaaaaatctaatgagtggtcaccaataaattaggagctttagcaatagtttggacttttaaatatttattaaagagcattaggatctaatgatcagagagaaagttaaaaatctaactatttctaagagactccatcatctgacctgccatggcgaggtcaggaaccaaaaagacccaacacttccttcttcctcccaaaagCCTCCTGTGTAACTAGAaacatcccatacacacacacacacacacacacacacacacacacacacacacacacacatacacacacagagttccaagctaattggctggtagctttgatagatagtacccacgagcaaacatcacttcctgatgctaaggaacTAACcaaatggcttgccctcagactccttctcctcatggcggagctttcctacagtaactctccagcaggtggcatcactccaatcattacaatctCCAAGTATTTTTTGCTTGGTCTGCCTCAGGAACTTTTTCAGAAACACAGTACAGCTCTGCATCATTCCCTCCAAGAAATCTCTCTTCAGTAATATCTAGATGTAACATGAGCACACAGCTTAATGAGAAATAGAGTCTTAATTCTGTTCCAATGAACATTTGTGCTTTGGTTCCAGTCATCCTTGGGAATTtttttccatatcagtcattccTTTTGTAGTTGGTTTTATTGTTCTCCCAAAGGTAATAAGAAGCACCTGACATGTAGTATTATCAGATAATCAACTAGTTTAGAACAGAATAATCTAGTTTTGTGTGAAGTCAGATCACCAGATGTTTAGAACAAAGGTTAAAGTCAGTATCAAATTAGGAGAAATGATAAAGATGAGTAGAAACTAGTTCCATCTCACCCTGTTTAAACATTCTGTCAACTCTGACAATGGGAATAGCACAAAGAAAAAATACCGACTCTGAGTATCACAACTTCTTAGAAAAATTTAATGGTTGTGAAATAGTTTATACAATAAGAAGTTCAAATACTTGATCTCTTCACCAAATAAAGAGACATAGAAGCTAAGGGCAATGCCAATTTAAAAcataaattcatttgaaaaacataGAAGAGGATTATGGAAGATCATAAGAAGTTTTGCCTTACTAGTTGTAAATTATATAAGCATTTCTGGAggactattcattttttttaacatttaacactgatttttttttcttttttttttttggtgaggcaattggggctaagtgacttgcccagggtcacacagctagtgttaagtgtctgaggccggatttgaactcaggtactcctgaatccagggccagtgctctatccactgggctacctagctgccctctcatttttttaaatggagttttTCTTATGAGAAACAGAATGAGATAATTTCCTAAATGCAATATagtccatttttttctatttaatttatgGTCCTGCTCATTATCTATCAGCAATAACTGTCTAAATTTTATACTTATGGACTAACTTAGTGTGTTACTTATCCAAGTTCACATGGGAGACAAAGAATTCTTTAATCTATTATCTTTCTCCAGTCATGATTGTTTGATCTTCAAATTAGTACATATTAGAGTAGGATTCAGGTAGGATTTATGGTTGTGAATCATGTAACATTGTAATCtcagaaatataaaaaattacaGACTATTCAAAGATCAATGGAAAGATACATGGTGGAACTGACAGGGGTGTTCTGTACTTAATTGAACCAGCTTTcaagagcagattgttaaattttcattgtgaacatttatATCTCAGAGAATGATAATGGCTACACATataggcttgatttattattttgttgatcaaCATACATTGttttaatgcagattaaatggaAAAGTGTGTATGCATACATTCCCCCACACCAGTCCAATTGTTGAATATTTACAGTTGGGTTTTTGTACTGTTCTATTAACATTGCTAGAAGACAGCAATAATACAGTGGAAGGTTTAGGGAATGAAATCATCACCAGACTGGGGGCCAGGTGACTTTAGGGTAACAACAacataagtatttatttagtaaagcactttttttaagatttaaaagtGCTTCAtatcaattgttttgttttgtgcttcACAATACCCCATATGTAAACTACAAAATATTCCATTTATTACTTGAATATAAGAAATGGGATGAAAAATCTCTTTAAGAACATGTAAGACCAAGCTACATTCCTCTGGACTCAGGCCCCAGAAACCTCATCTTGAAAgattacttctttatttttctttttaaaattttatttatttttgttacaatttagccagtttctttctttttttaaatcataaaagtattatattattttcaagttaaatgtaaagctagttttcaacatttgttctttcttttttcaatcataatagtatttttttccaattacatgttataagattttgagttccaaatttttctcccttcctcccttccctctctccacttcccaagacagtaagcaatctgatacaggttatatatgtacaatcatgttaaacacattttcacattagtcatgttgtaaaagaagaattagaacaaaagggaaaaacctcaagaaagaaataaaaacagacaaaagaaaaagtaaaaatagtatggttcaatctgcattcagattccacagttctttttctggatgtggataggattttccatcatgagtcttggaattgtctttgatgattatattgctgagaagagctaagtctatcataactGAGAAAACTGTCTTTCATAATTTATcctcacacaatattgctgttattgtgtacaatgttcccctggttctactcacttcattcagcatcagttcatgtaagtctttccaggtttttctgaaagccacctgttcatcatttcttataacacaatagtattctattacattcatataccacaacttgttcagccattccccaattgatgggcatcccctcaatttccaattatttgccaccagaaaaagggttgctataaatatttttgtacatgtggatccttttcccctttctgttatttccttgggatacagacctagtagtggcagtgctgggtcaaaggctatgaacagttttatagctctttggccatagtGGAAGATAACTTCTGCCCTGGAATTCACAAACACACTTCTGAAGTACCCTCATTCTACTCACCCCTAGTCTTCCCCTCTCCCAGCCTACATACCTGTAGCTTGGAGAGGCTCCTCTCAAAACCTTTATTTAAGGAAAGCACCAAGACCAGATGCCTCTTTATTTCCCACCTGGCTTCCTTCCTCTCAACTTTTCCAACATGCTCCTATGCTATAccttctctgcccttcccccttttcaactttgttttatgcattatattccttattagaatgtaagctccttgaaggcaagaactatcttcttttggcttgtatttgcattccatgggcttggcacaatgcctggcatatataaatgcttaataaatgcttgttgactgactgacaaataAAAGTTATATGCAACGTGGtgagtttcacaggaggcttgtgggatgaaagAGGTGTGGCTCGCTCTCATTCatgaggactcttgtggagagtggagctaaaatgcactcCCCCTTTGATACATAGATGAATCtaagtctttctttctctcttcaccaaattcctattctccttaataaatgcttaaaagtctaaactcttgctaaggcttataatttattggcgaccactcattagatattttagatagactagctagaattttagcccttacattaTCATTGTCAAGTTGcttcccatttcctcatctttggaATGGGTATAATTTCCTCATGTACCTGACAGATGCAAATGAGAGGAATGCTTTTTCTAACTGACGAAGCACTGTACAAGTATAGCTCATGATTACCATTCTCATCATTTGtaatttcaaataattatttACAATACAGGGAGAACAGTCCATTATTGGCTATTCTCACAACTGAATTACTTCCCTGTACTATTAACCCCGCTCTTCAGAATCCAGATAGAGAGAACTGtccccaaagaaataaatgaacatCTTATTGATACAGATGTTGATTGCAGGGAGACTGGATTAGTCCTAGTtattgtccagggttacatatttacatacatacctGGGACAACTAAATTGCCAATTACATCATAGGATCGCAGAATGAAAGAGCTAAACCTAGTTCCAATTTTCTGTTTGAGAGGAGGAAATTGTGACTAAGAAACAATGACCTGCATAAGGCTAGGGGCAAAACCAGAATTCTAGGTGTTCTATTTCTTAATCCTGTGCTAATTCCACTAATAGATTGGGAGGTAAACCAAAGAAAATCATTCAATTATGGTATTTATTAAGAATAATAGGGGAATTTATAGGCTAAAGTgaaagtttgcattttatctgtggattgaagttttattttgtttgttttttaatggtaaCCTCTCCTACATGGATAACATAGAATATTGCAAGGCATTCAATTATGTATAAATGGATAGATTGATGATCTTAATAGCAGCTATTCCCTGTAACAGAGTAGATTTGCAATCCATTATCACCTTCCCAGCCAGATTCTTGTTTATGTcctcatataaatcttccctaGAAAGACAATGTAGGCAGCCAGGCCCGGGGAGCGACGAGGAGCCGCCCAGCAGGTACGAGAAAATGGCCAAAAGAAACGCGGAGAAGGAGCTGACAGATAGGAACTGGGATCAAGAGGATGCCGTGGAAGAGGTGGGTACGTTTTCGGTGGCGAGCGAGGAAGTCTTGAAGAACAGAGCTATCAAGAAGGCGAAGCGAAGGAATGTGGCCTTGGAATCTGAAAGTGGAGGGGCCTTTAAAGGGTTCAAAGGGTTGGTCGTACCTCCAGGAGGAGGGCTCACCAGCTTCGGCAACGGCGCCAGCATCAAGCCTCTGCAGGGCCTGGCCAATGGCTGCGGCGTGTCTGTGCTTGCCTCGACCCCCGTCAAGGTTCCCTCAGCAGGAAAGAAGGTGACCTTTGGTTGTGCCAGCGCCAATGGCCCAACGTCTTCCTGGGGGGTGGACAAGAAGGCCACCAGCCCTAAGACCAATGGGGACAGCCGGCAGGGTGTGCAGGGGAAGGCCTGTGGTGCCAGTGCTTACCACAGACAGCTTGCTGCCTTAAACTGCTCTGTGCGCGATTGGATCGTCAAGCACGTGGACACCAACCCGCTCTGTGACCTGACACCCATCTTTAAAGACTACGAGAGATACCTCACAGGCATCGAGCAGCTGCCCGGCAACAGCAGTGACAGCAGTTCGGAGATGGAGGCCGGCAGGCAGCTCCTTGGGACCCCGGCCGGGCCCGCCACCCCGGGCCCATCGCAACAGCACCCCCAAGACACCCCCTTTTTGTTTCACCCGGACAAAGCCGAAGGGGCCGCGGAAAATTGGGCAGAAGCGCCGTCGGAGAAGAAAGCGGCCCCTGCCACGGGATCTTCGTCCACTGCCTCCTTTCACTTTGGACGGAAAGTCGACAGCTCGGTCCTGGGCTCCTTGGGCTCCGGCCCCATGGCAAACTTCTTCTCTCCTGGAAACGCGGGCCTCTTTGGCAAAGAGGTGACCCAGGCGAGCCccgcctcttccttctcccccaaaaTGCTGGAGGGCCACCCGGATGCAGCTGCTGGCGAAGGCAAAGGTGCccaagaggaagagagtgaggagcCGCCCAAAGTAATCGTGAATGAAGTCAAGGAAGAGGATGCCTTTTACTCCAAGAAGTGCAAACTCTTTtacaaaaaagataatgagtttaaagAGAAGGGCGTGGGAACCCTGCACTTGAAACCTGCTGCCAATCAGAAGACCCAGCTTCTGGTTCGAGCAGACACCAATTTAGGGAACATACTCCTGAATGTCCTGGTTCCACCCAACATGCCCTGCTCCCGAACCGGCAAGAACAATGTGCTCATCGTCTGCGTCCCCAACCCGCCCATCAGCGAGAAGAGCGCCACCCTCCCCGTGACGATGCTCATCCGGGTCAAGACTACGGAGGACGCTGACGAGCTGCACAAAATCTTGCTGGAGAAGAAGGAGGCATGAAGCGGGGCAGGGCGCTCAGAGACTCGTTTGCCAAGTTGCTGCTTTTTTCCCTTAAACTTATTCCTTTTATTCTTAACTTTCTACTTTGACATTCTAAGAACTTTAGAGGTATTCTGAAAGGTTTTGTGGGGGAAATTACTATGGCCAATAAAAGCTTTAAGTGaacacccaaaaaaaaaaaaaaaagaaagacaatgtaCATATTCCTTTATAGCATTAGTCTCCATCTTCCTTTTTGTTTCAGCATTttaatttcctctcctttcctgttctaaaggttaatcagtcaacaaacatttgttaaacacttacaaTATGACAAGCATTGTGCCTTTAAGTAATGGGGAtgcagaaaaaggggaaaaataatccctgctttcaagaagttcatattctaatggaggagacaacatgaaataatttgatgatacaaaatatattctgagtaaatgaaaggtaatctcaAAAGAGAAAGCACCAGCAGCTGGAAGGACTTGAGAATACTTCCTACAAGAGGTGGTAATTGAACTGAGTcctgaaagaaaagagggaacccaagaggcagaggtgaaagggCAGAGCATTGTAGGTATTGCAGAGCCATGAAGGTGGGACATGGAACATGGTGTCTGAGGAACTGAAAGCAGGTGAGATTGTAGAGTGCATGGATGGGAttaaagtgtaagaaaactgaaaaagtagaaagaagctaggttttgaagggctttaaatgacaaaaagagGTCTTCATATTTTTACCCTGGGTTTGTCATAAAAACTCGAAGTTAATGTTTCATTTTGGAAAAAAGCACAATAGTTATTAATCAAAACCTGAATCTTGATTAGAGAAAACCTTAGGATACAgtgaaaataggaaggaaaggaaacacatgtattaagtacctattatataccaggcactgtgctaagtactttacaaatattgtctcacaTGATTCTCCAAACAGTCCTAAGAGGCAGATGGTATTATGatttacattttacagttgggaaaagtGAAGcagagagaagctaagtgacttgcccaaggtcacatagctagtgtctgatgctggatttaaactcaagtcttctgactctaggcccagtgctctctccactgtgacaCCTCTAGGTTCCTCTAATAAATGGAAGAGACTGTATTCATgggtaattttaaaattttattcatttttaaaggtCACCAAAGTAATTTGACCTTTTCCCATTGAGATTACTATAAGTTTCTATAATACATCTGTCTTTTCTGTGCTTATATTTCCCCCTAGCTATGCCTACCTTCAAGGCAAGGGCTAACATGAGTGTAATACAGAGCTGATATCAGGGTcaagaagctctgagttcaagttttgcctGTGACACATGGATTATATAACTCTgttattcttgttcttgtttttcttgtcCAGCCACTTTCAGTCATTTCAAACTCTTCATTACccaatatggggttttcttggcaaagatactggagtggtttgccatttccttctccagttcattttacaaatgaggaactgtggtaaacagggtgaagtgacactgctactaagtgtcaaaggccagatttgaactcagaaagatgagtgttcctgactctggccctagtactctatccactttgctataTAGCTGCCAATATTGTCCTCCTCTAAGTTTATGACtggatcttccctatcaccatagacACTTTCTATAgtaaagctttttcttgttttcttcctcattttatggCTTTTGGGGGGACTTAGTTGAGGGTTGGGGCCCCTTTTGCTGAGTTGTTATGGAAACAGAATCTTTTTGCTGGTAGGCCTGGTAAGCTGGTAGGGCAGTATCTCGCTGTAGGCCCTCAGGatggggcttcactactggtgaGCAGTGAGGTCAAGGCCTCCTTGGTGGCCCCTGCTGGGGGTAGGGTCACAGCATGGGGCCTTGCTATGTTTGTCCTGACTGCTTACTTGCCTAGGGGGCCACTGGTTTGCAGGATGGCAGGACCTCACTGTTGGATTGCCTTGGGCTTAGAGCCCCACCACAGGTGTCCTGCTTCTACTGCTGCTATTGGTTCTATTGCTACCTGGGGCCTCTGAGGCTGCCTTCAGGCTGCTACCTTGGCCTCTGGCATTGTTGCTACCTCCATCTGCTGCAGCATCTCCTGTGATGCCACTGGCTCTACTACTGCTTCTAGGGCTGCTTTTGCTGATGCTGTGGCAGTGGTGATGGCAGTGACAACTGGACTTCCCACCCTTCTCATtaaggtaagacagaccttttctgctggTCTGGTGAGCTGCTTCCCTAACTCCTGGAACAATTCAGAGTCATCTATCTAGTGGTTTTGTGGGGAGGActtcagagggttccttcctcactccacccTTTTGACACCAGAAGACTTTCAATTTTTTAGTCTGTGTACACACTATCCTTAAAGGCCAGAACATTAAACTCTTCTTATGGGAGAGCATATGAGAAAGCAGAATAAAAGTGTGAccagtaaaactaaatgtgtggttgccttattcctgtccccagtgtaggggaaactagctagggtttacttataaattagaagctttagcaccagtttttgggcattaagcatttattaaagagtaaagagagaacatgtggagttcagaaagttctgattcttctttcacaatatgactaatgcagaaatacgtttaatacaattttacatatataacctatatcagattgctttccgtcttggggaggagggagggaagggagggtgagagaaaaatttggaactaaaaatactatgaaaacaaatgttgaaaactatccttagatgtaattggaaaatgataaaatgcttttatattttttagaaaaggaagtagcTCTTGAATCTATTATTGAGAAGGAAGTTAGGGAGTTTACAAAGTAGAAGTGAGAGGGCTGAGGAGAAAATGTATTAAGGGCATTGAAAATCTCCAgtgcaggggaagctaggtgccacagtggatagagcaccagtcctggattcaggaggacccaagttcaaatttgacctcagacacttgacacttactagctgtgtgaccctgggcaagtcatttaaccccaattgcctcagagagagagagagagagagagagagagagagagagagagagagagagagagagagagagagaatatccagTGCAAAAGCATAGGGATTGAACATCATACATGGGGAAAAACAAGTAGACCAGATTCTCTGGAATACAGTATGTGTCAAGGAGAATATAGCTAAGTCTTGATTAGTTGAAATAGTGAATCTCCTGAAGTGGTCAAATTATTCAAATTTACACTGAACATTTACACTGGGCTAGAACCAATGACCATatgttacataattataacttcaaataatgtaaattaaaatatgtGGGATGAGCTCAGAGGATTTCTTATTCGCACAATCCAAATTGAGAAGAAGTCATCAGAGTTGGCAATTAAAATATCATTGCTAAACTTGGAGAGAGTGCTTTCACTTGAGTGAGTTTTAAAGGGATCAAGTAGgacatgaaaggaaaaaaaagtagaggcaAAGGGTGTAGGAAATTAAATGGATATGGACCCAAACAATggataaggaaatataaatgttttCACACATTAGAAGAAAATTTCAggttgcttttaaaaattgttttatttaattagCTTAATGCTTCACTGTCTATTATATAAATGAATGTTtctgtatacacatgtatatatgtatgtatgtattccacTCTTTACATATTTCCTTGCTAATATGCAGTTTCATTGCAAATGTAGTCTGataaactttcctttttattcatttttactttGGGCAGAAATGTTGTTGTAGAAGAAACAGACTATATGAGGCAATTTGGCAAACAGTGAGTATTGATTTCTTGCTCTAACTACACAAGATAAAGCTCAAAGCTTGAGTGGAGAAACTACCATCTGATTTACAGGATGATATTTGCAAGTCATAAGGACAACATGCTGTCCCCAAACTAATTGCCAAAAAGCAGCATAAACTTAACTCCACTATTATTCAATTTCATGGCTCAGCTGTGACATCTGTTCTGTCAACCCTAAGGGCTCGctattctaaataaatgggactCCAGGTGCATTAGAGCACAGTCAGtccctattttttaatattttgcctTTCCGGACACCCACTCACTTAAGTCTATGTGATTTATAGACATGTTGGGTTTTTCAGTccctctatttattcattcatcagtTTTTTCAGCAGGACCCCAAAAGGGCAGTTGTGTCATGATTCTAGAAGGCAGTCAGAGGGAGAATTTCTTActgatgttttaaaaaaggaaaaagaaaggaaaaaagcccTGTGGATTATAGGAAGATTATAAGACCATAACTACTCTACAGCACCATGAAGGCAAAAAAGTGTGACTGGCCCTTTCTCTTCCACCTTTCCTTTGGACTGGGGCAGctatagtgcagtggatagagcactggctctggagtcaggaagacatgagttcaaatatggcctctgacacttgacactagctgtgtgactttgggcaagttacttaaccccaattgactcaaacGTTCacggccatctccagtcatcccaatgtatatcttgtcactggacccagatggctctggagaagagagtgaggctggttacTTTGCACAGCACTCAATCGCTTAAATCtacttcactgcaagtcatgacatcacctcccaatgtcatgattCTCTTtaagcatgaaggacaaacaacattccCTTGGACTTCAacataatataaaacaaaacatataaaaacCGACCTCAAGTTGCCTATTTGAACTTTCTATTTTCCACAAAGGATGTCCTTGATTCAGTGgattggagaaaaggaaggggaaaaacaaaaaccaaaaaaaaccagatCACCTTGTCCAACTCCTTTGTTTTATAGTCCAGGACCCTGATGCCTAGAGTGCtattattagcaataataattttattaacaaTATAGCATCTGGAGGTACTCCCACTTTCGTA
This window contains:
- the LOC122751757 gene encoding nuclear pore complex protein Nup50-like, whose product is MAKRNAEKELTDRNWDQEDAVEEVGTFSVASEEVLKNRAIKKAKRRNVALESESGGAFKGFKGLVVPPGGGLTSFGNGASIKPLQGLANGCGVSVLASTPVKVPSAGKKVTFGCASANGPTSSWGVDKKATSPKTNGDSRQGVQGKACGASAYHRQLAALNCSVRDWIVKHVDTNPLCDLTPIFKDYERYLTGIEQLPGNSSDSSSEMEAGRQLLGTPAGPATPGPSQQHPQDTPFLFHPDKAEGAAENWAEAPSEKKAAPATGSSSTASFHFGRKVDSSVLGSLGSGPMANFFSPGNAGLFGKEVTQASPASSFSPKMLEGHPDAAAGEGKGAQEEESEEPPKVIVNEVKEEDAFYSKKCKLFYKKDNEFKEKGVGTLHLKPAANQKTQLLVRADTNLGNILLNVLVPPNMPCSRTGKNNVLIVCVPNPPISEKSATLPVTMLIRVKTTEDADELHKILLEKKEA